One Panicum virgatum strain AP13 chromosome 9K, P.virgatum_v5, whole genome shotgun sequence genomic region harbors:
- the LOC120648785 gene encoding translation initiation factor IF-2-like produces MVDVDRRPSLPHGLPRPPSHAAGLRRLSTRASAPSTPRTPAPPSPSAAAVPAPSPSAVLAHLAAAGVPVLPGLSATELALAEAALGGVQLPPDLRELLALGVPSGDGFPDYRSPAGLRLLRFAAQEVPAAVAAALPLAPGRRPGRAGAAPPPLVPLCGRHYVPATPCLAGNPVFHVSDSGVTFAGANAADFLLRAFAAEPPPGAPLRRQLSAPAPPAASPSPAPPSTARRSLDSVTGRAPRWIEFWTDAAAAGDRFLEVPTGGARTLSSAAAPEWLLPSLERAGAALARGGWGAGEVEEMTAAGGPDGCGEVLALALTVDRCCGDLRRGGWPAEEVVEMLGALLAPRKARRAAAALPPDVAARVGRLAEAVSRAVASRGRAKPPRPS; encoded by the coding sequence ATGGTCGACGTCGACCGCCGGCCGTCGCTCCCGCACGGCCTCCCGCGCCCGCCGTCCCACGCCGCGGGTCTCCGGCGCCTGTCCACCCGCGCCTCGGCACCCAGCACCCCGCGCACGCCGGCTCCCCCGtctccctccgccgcggcggtccccgcgccctccccctccgcgGTTCTCGCTCACCTCGCCGCGGCTGGAGTGCCCGTCCTCCCTggcctctccgccaccgagctcGCCCTCGCGGAGGCCGCGCTCGGCGGCGTCCAGCTCCCGCCAGACCTCCGCGAGCTCCTCGCCCTGGGCGTGCCCTCGGGGGACGGCTTCCCGGACTACCGGTCCCCGGCCgggctccgcctcctccgcttCGCCGCGCAGGAGGTCcccgccgcggtcgccgccgcgctgcccctcgccccgggccgccgcccggggcgcgcgggcgcggcgccgccacccctcGTCCCGCTGTGCGGCCGGCATTACGTGCCGGCGACGCCCTGCCTCGCGGGGAACCCGGTGTTCCACGTGTCCGACTCCGGCGTGACGTTCGCGGGCGCCAACGCCGCCGACTTCCTCCTCCGCGCgttcgccgccgagccgccccccGGCGCGCCGCTCCGGCGCCAGCTCtccgcgccggccccgccggcggcgtccccgtcccccgcgccgccgtccacggcGCGCCGGAGCCTGGACTCCGTCACCGGCAGGGCCCCGCGCTGGATCGAGTTCTGgaccgacgccgcggcggccggggaccgGTTCCTGGAGGTCCCCACGGGCGGCGCCCGGACCCTGAgcagcgccgcggcgccggagtGGCTGCTGCCGAGCCTGGAGAGGGCGGGCGCCGCGCTGGCGCGCGGCGGGTggggcgccggcgaggtggaggagatgacggcggcgggcggtccCGACGGCTGCGGCGAGGTGCTGGCGCTGGCGCTGACGGTGGACCGGTGCTGCGGGGATCTTCGGAGGGGAGGGTGGCccgcggaggaggtggtggagatGCTGGGCGCGCTGCTGGCGCCGCGGAaggcccggcgggcggcggcggcgctgccgccggaCGTGGCCGCACGGGTGGGGAGGCTCGCCGAGGCGGTGTCGCGGGCAGTCGCGTCCCGCGGCAGAGCGAAACCCCCGAGGCCGTCTTGA